The segment TAGGACGCGAGGGTGGCGGCGGGAGCGGCGGAATCGTCATGCGCGAGACATCAGGCGACGCTGGCGTCTGTGCAGGTTGCGGGGCCGGCGTTGCCTGAGGAGCCGCTGACGCATTGAATGGCATCACGGGCCGATTCTTTATGCCGAGATCGACATTCAGCGTCGACGGCTTCAACAAGGTCCGCACGTTCGGAAGCTTTTGGGTCGCTGCGTCGAGCCGTGGCGGCTTGGGCTTGTCGTCGCTACTCATTCCCACCGTCCTCGATCGCAGCGTAAACGAACCCGTCCCAGAAAGAAAAACCTTTTTTGTCATAGGACAACATTTCGTTTGTCCCGCTCGTCACGTACGGCGGTTTGTCAAATGTGGCAGGCCGTTTGCCCGTGAGCTCAGGCACGCCACGCGCGGCCGATGCTTCGCAGCGTGCGAAGGATCGCGCGGAGCCTCTTGCCCCGAGGGCGGCATCCGGGATAAAAACGCTTCATGGCCAAGACTCCTGCAACCGTCGAAGCGTTCCTAGCGAACCTAGAGCACCCTTTGAAGGATGGAATCGTCGCCCTGCGCAAAACCATCCTCGGAACGAATCCCGAAATCACCGAGCACATCAAGTGGAACGCGCCGAGTTTTTGTCATGGTGGAGATGACCGCATTACTTTTCGCATACCGCCCAACGGCAAAACAGAAGTACAACTGATTTTTCACCGCGGAGCCAAATCCAAAGACGCGACTTATTTCACATTCGTCGATCCGTCGGGTCTCGTGCAATGGGCGGCGGCTGATCGCGGCATCGTGACGTTCAAAAAAGTCGACGAAATTGCCGCAAACATGCCAAAATTCGTTGAACTGGTCCAAGCATGGCTGAAAGCGACCGATACGCGCGGCTCGTCGTAGGACAAACCATGAGGGCGAGCCTCGTCCGCACGTTACGCGATAACCGGAAAAAATGCTCGCGACGTCTTCAATGCTGCCGTGCGCGGCCGTCCGTCATGGGTTGGCGCGGCACGGACTGTGCCTTTGGTCATGGCTCGACTCACGAA is part of the Polyangiaceae bacterium genome and harbors:
- a CDS encoding DUF1801 domain-containing protein: MAKTPATVEAFLANLEHPLKDGIVALRKTILGTNPEITEHIKWNAPSFCHGGDDRITFRIPPNGKTEVQLIFHRGAKSKDATYFTFVDPSGLVQWAAADRGIVTFKKVDEIAANMPKFVELVQAWLKATDTRGSS